A stretch of Rhododendron vialii isolate Sample 1 chromosome 4a, ASM3025357v1 DNA encodes these proteins:
- the LOC131321766 gene encoding probable LRR receptor-like serine/threonine-protein kinase At3g47570 isoform X4, translating into MPPSYKLFQWETINSLGNYRLCGGIPELCLHSCKSKGSTRKRSLILKIVIPPTVGLVGVLLMIYFLYCSRFRTRTKVPSLGIAGNTFQKVSYQSLRQATGGFSEANLIGVGGFGLVYKGILDQGGQVVAVKVLNLEFRGASKSFLADCKALKSMKHRNLVKVLTACSSIDYHGNDFKALVYEFLVNGSLDKWLHLKENEDAANADSRHLSLRQRLDIAIDVASALDYIHNHCPEPIVHCDLKPSNILLDNEMTAHVGDFGLAKIFPKAIVNSSQFHDMSSSLGIRGSAGYAAPEYGMGNEVSTSGDVYSYGILLLELFTGKRPTDDLFSDQLSLHNFVKMALPEQIEGIADPALFKQRERAVASSSGPIILYHSSSSGQRTLECLISVLKVGIACSEELPRDRMAINDVVAQLHVIRNLHFGG; encoded by the exons ATGCCTCCAAGCTACAAATTGTTTCAATGGGAAACAATAAATTCACTG GGAAACTACAGGCTTTGTGGCGGCATACCTGAATTATGCCTACACAGTTGCAAGTCCAAAGGGTCTACGAGGAAAAGATCTCTTATCCTGAAAATAGTAATTCCCCCAACAGTTGGCCTGGTTGGAGTACTTTTGATGATCTACTTTCTCTATTGTTCACGGTTTAGAACGAGAACAAAAGTACCCTCTCTCGGAATTGCAGGGAATACATTTCAGAAAGTATCCTATCAAAGTCTACGTCAAGCTACTGGTGGGTTCTCTGAAGCCAATTTGATTGGAGTGggtggttttggtttggtgtaTAAAGGAATTCTTGATCAAgggggacaagttgttgcagTGAAGGTTCTAAACCTTGAATTCCGTGGGGCATCAAAGAGTTTCCTAGCTGACTGCAAGGCCTTGAAGAGCATGAAACACCGGAACCTTGTAAAGGTGCTCACTGCCTGTTCAAGCATTGACTATCATGGAAATGATTTCAAAGCCCTGGTTTATGAATTCTTGGTCAACGGGAGTCTAGATAAGTGGCTGCATCTGAAAGAGAATGAAGATGCAGCGAATGCGGATTCAAGGCACTTAAGCCTTCGACAGAGGTTAGATATTGCCATTGATGTTGCTTCTGCGCTTGATTATATTCACAATCATTGCCCTGAACCAATAGTGCACTGTGATCTGAAACCAAGCAACATTCTTTTGGACAACGAAATGACTGCACATGTAGGTGACTTCGGCTTGGCAAAAATCTTTCCAAAAGCCATCGTTAACTCCTCTCAATTTCATGATATGTCAAGTTCTCTTGGCATAAGAGGCTCCGCTGGCTATGCTGCTCCAG AGTATGGTATGGGAAATGAGGTGTCAACATCTGGCGATGTGTACAGTTATGGCATCCTCTTACTGGAATTGTTCACGGGGAAGAGACCTACGGATGACTTGTTTTCTGATCAATTGAGTCTCCATAATTTTGTTAAGATGGCTTTGCCTGAACAAATAGAGGGAATTGCCGATCCAGCACTGTTCAAACAAAGGGAAAGGGCAGTGGCAAGCTCAAGCGGCCCCATCATTCTGTATCATAGCTCTTCTAGTGGTCAAAGAACTCTGGAGTGCTTGATTTCAGTTCTTAAAGTTGGAATTGCATGTTCAGAGGAACTTCCAAGAGATCGGATGGCCATTAACGATGTTGTTGCTCAGTTGCATGTGATCAGGAACCTTCATTTTGGAGGCTAG
- the LOC131321766 gene encoding probable LRR receptor-like serine/threonine-protein kinase At3g47570 isoform X3: MNDFEGMVPERGIFKNATVVFLQGNYRLCGGIPELCLHSCKSKGSTRKRSLILKIVIPPTVGLVGVLLMIYFLYCSRFRTRTKVPSLGIAGNTFQKVSYQSLRQATGGFSEANLIGVGGFGLVYKGILDQGGQVVAVKVLNLEFRGASKSFLADCKALKSMKHRNLVKVLTACSSIDYHGNDFKALVYEFLVNGSLDKWLHLKENEDAANADSRHLSLRQRLDIAIDVASALDYIHNHCPEPIVHCDLKPSNILLDNEMTAHVGDFGLAKIFPKAIVNSSQFHDMSSSLGIRGSAGYAAPEYGMGNEVSTSGDVYSYGILLLELFTGKRPTDDLFSDQLSLHNFVKMALPEQIEGIADPALFKQRERAVASSSGPIILYHSSSSGQRTLECLISVLKVGIACSEELPRDRMAINDVVAQLHVIRNLHFGG, translated from the exons ATGAATGATTTCGAGGGTATGGTACCGGAAAGAGGCATCTTCAAGAATGCAACAGTTGTTTTTCTTCAGGGAAACTACAGGCTTTGTGGCGGCATACCTGAATTATGCCTACACAGTTGCAAGTCCAAAGGGTCTACGAGGAAAAGATCTCTTATCCTGAAAATAGTAATTCCCCCAACAGTTGGCCTGGTTGGAGTACTTTTGATGATCTACTTTCTCTATTGTTCACGGTTTAGAACGAGAACAAAAGTACCCTCTCTCGGAATTGCAGGGAATACATTTCAGAAAGTATCCTATCAAAGTCTACGTCAAGCTACTGGTGGGTTCTCTGAAGCCAATTTGATTGGAGTGggtggttttggtttggtgtaTAAAGGAATTCTTGATCAAgggggacaagttgttgcagTGAAGGTTCTAAACCTTGAATTCCGTGGGGCATCAAAGAGTTTCCTAGCTGACTGCAAGGCCTTGAAGAGCATGAAACACCGGAACCTTGTAAAGGTGCTCACTGCCTGTTCAAGCATTGACTATCATGGAAATGATTTCAAAGCCCTGGTTTATGAATTCTTGGTCAACGGGAGTCTAGATAAGTGGCTGCATCTGAAAGAGAATGAAGATGCAGCGAATGCGGATTCAAGGCACTTAAGCCTTCGACAGAGGTTAGATATTGCCATTGATGTTGCTTCTGCGCTTGATTATATTCACAATCATTGCCCTGAACCAATAGTGCACTGTGATCTGAAACCAAGCAACATTCTTTTGGACAACGAAATGACTGCACATGTAGGTGACTTCGGCTTGGCAAAAATCTTTCCAAAAGCCATCGTTAACTCCTCTCAATTTCATGATATGTCAAGTTCTCTTGGCATAAGAGGCTCCGCTGGCTATGCTGCTCCAG AGTATGGTATGGGAAATGAGGTGTCAACATCTGGCGATGTGTACAGTTATGGCATCCTCTTACTGGAATTGTTCACGGGGAAGAGACCTACGGATGACTTGTTTTCTGATCAATTGAGTCTCCATAATTTTGTTAAGATGGCTTTGCCTGAACAAATAGAGGGAATTGCCGATCCAGCACTGTTCAAACAAAGGGAAAGGGCAGTGGCAAGCTCAAGCGGCCCCATCATTCTGTATCATAGCTCTTCTAGTGGTCAAAGAACTCTGGAGTGCTTGATTTCAGTTCTTAAAGTTGGAATTGCATGTTCAGAGGAACTTCCAAGAGATCGGATGGCCATTAACGATGTTGTTGCTCAGTTGCATGTGATCAGGAACCTTCATTTTGGAGGCTAG
- the LOC131321766 gene encoding receptor kinase-like protein Xa21 isoform X2 — protein MNSYFFFLLKAMAHVGEDTATGRIPICKQGFLGSFLGSISLLPKILFMGLEGQIPEELGSLSNLKVLNVEKNNLTGVVPRTLGNLSSLQTFKALQNSISGNLPDVLGRLTNLRGFGIANNRLVGTIPSSIFNLSSIRAFDVGRNRIQGSFPSELGINLPNLEFLGASSNLFTGSVPFSLSNASKLQIVSMGNNKFTGKLPSLGKLHNLRSLSFSRNYLETGETNDLNFLPSLTNATNLFLFAINVNNFGGVLPDSIRNFSTNLRILALDNNKITGNIPSGIGSLINLVGIYLWNNEFTGEIPPDLGTFCQLQELSLSGNKFSGKIPMFLGNLSLLAKLYLEENYFDGNIPSNLRNCKLLEVLSVDRNNLTGTTPREVVSLSSMLNLTASENHLTGSLPIEVGSMKNLEVLDVSNNMLSGEIPSTLSSCVKLRLLLVEANNFQGTVPSSFSNLRGLEELDLSRNSLWKTPRFFGRRQFFAEIKSINE, from the coding sequence GCTGGAAGGGCAAATCCCAGAGGAGCTTGGTTCCTTGTCAAACCTCAAGGTACTGAATGTTGAAAAAAACAATCTAACAGGAGTTGTCCCGCGTACTTTGGGAAATCTATCATCTCTCCAAACTTTTAAAGCCCTCCAAAATAGTATTAGTGGGAATTTACCTGACGTGCTGGGCAGACTGACAAACCTTAGAGGTTTTGGAATTGCAAATAACAGGTTAGTTGGTACAATTCCTTCCTCAATCTTTAATCTTTCCTCTATCCGAGCTTTTGATGTAGGAAGGAATCGAATTCAAGGGAGCTTTCCATCAGAGCTAGGCATAAATCTTCCTAATCTCGAATTTCTTGGAGCTAGTAGTAACTTGTTTACTGGATCAGTTCCTTTTTCACTTTCCAATGCCTCCAAGCTACAAATTGTTTCAATGGGAAACAATAAATTCACTGGTAAGCTTCCTTCACTTGGAAAGTTGCATAATCTTCGGTCATTAAGCTTTTCTCGTAATTATCTTGAAACTGGAGAAACTAATGATCTAAACTTTCTCCCCTCTTTAACGAATGCCAccaatttgtttctttttgccATCAATGTTAATAACTTTGGAGGGGTGTTGCCAGATTCCATCCGCAATTTCTCCACTAATCTGCGTATACTTGCCTTGGACAACAACAAAATAACTGGAAACATCCCAAGTGGGATAGGTAGTCTGATCAATTTGGTAGGAATTTATTTGTGGAACAACGAATTTACTGGTGAAATCCCACCTGATCTTGGGACGTTTTGCCAGCTACAAGAGTTGAGTCTTTCCGGTAACAAGTTCTCTGGGAAAATCCCAATGTTTTTGGGAAACTTAAGTTTGTTAGCCAAACTTTATTTGGAAGAAAATTACTTCGATGGAAACATCCCTTCAAATCTAAGGAATTGCAAACTGTTGGAAGTTTTAAGTGTTGATCGTAACAATCTTACTGGTACCACACCTAGAGAAGTTGTAAGTCTCTCATCAATGTTGAATCTCACTGCATCTGAGAACCATTTGACTGGTTCACTTCCTATAGAAGTTGGAAGTATGAAAAATCTGGAAGTATTGGATGTTTCTAATAACATGTTGTCTGGTGAAATTCCATCCACCCTCAGCAGCTGCGTAAAATTGAGATTGTTGCTTGTGGAGGCCAATAACTTCCAAGGGACCGTTCCCTCATCTTTTAGTAATTTGAGAGGTTTGGAGGAACTAGATCTTTCTCGCAATAGTCTCTGGAAAACTCCCAGATTTTTTGGCCGACGTCAATTTTTTGCAGAAATTAAATCTATCAATGAATGA
- the LOC131321766 gene encoding probable LRR receptor-like serine/threonine-protein kinase At3g47570 isoform X6 yields the protein MPTQLQVQRVYEEKISYPENRNTFQKVSYQSLRQATGGFSEANLIGVGGFGLVYKGILDQGGQVVAVKVLNLEFRGASKSFLADCKALKSMKHRNLVKVLTACSSIDYHGNDFKALVYEFLVNGSLDKWLHLKENEDAANADSRHLSLRQRLDIAIDVASALDYIHNHCPEPIVHCDLKPSNILLDNEMTAHVGDFGLAKIFPKAIVNSSQFHDMSSSLGIRGSAGYAAPEYGMGNEVSTSGDVYSYGILLLELFTGKRPTDDLFSDQLSLHNFVKMALPEQIEGIADPALFKQRERAVASSSGPIILYHSSSSGQRTLECLISVLKVGIACSEELPRDRMAINDVVAQLHVIRNLHFGG from the exons ATGCCTACACAGTTGCAAGTCCAAAGGGTCTACGAGGAAAAGATCTCTTATCCTGAAAATA GGAATACATTTCAGAAAGTATCCTATCAAAGTCTACGTCAAGCTACTGGTGGGTTCTCTGAAGCCAATTTGATTGGAGTGggtggttttggtttggtgtaTAAAGGAATTCTTGATCAAgggggacaagttgttgcagTGAAGGTTCTAAACCTTGAATTCCGTGGGGCATCAAAGAGTTTCCTAGCTGACTGCAAGGCCTTGAAGAGCATGAAACACCGGAACCTTGTAAAGGTGCTCACTGCCTGTTCAAGCATTGACTATCATGGAAATGATTTCAAAGCCCTGGTTTATGAATTCTTGGTCAACGGGAGTCTAGATAAGTGGCTGCATCTGAAAGAGAATGAAGATGCAGCGAATGCGGATTCAAGGCACTTAAGCCTTCGACAGAGGTTAGATATTGCCATTGATGTTGCTTCTGCGCTTGATTATATTCACAATCATTGCCCTGAACCAATAGTGCACTGTGATCTGAAACCAAGCAACATTCTTTTGGACAACGAAATGACTGCACATGTAGGTGACTTCGGCTTGGCAAAAATCTTTCCAAAAGCCATCGTTAACTCCTCTCAATTTCATGATATGTCAAGTTCTCTTGGCATAAGAGGCTCCGCTGGCTATGCTGCTCCAG AGTATGGTATGGGAAATGAGGTGTCAACATCTGGCGATGTGTACAGTTATGGCATCCTCTTACTGGAATTGTTCACGGGGAAGAGACCTACGGATGACTTGTTTTCTGATCAATTGAGTCTCCATAATTTTGTTAAGATGGCTTTGCCTGAACAAATAGAGGGAATTGCCGATCCAGCACTGTTCAAACAAAGGGAAAGGGCAGTGGCAAGCTCAAGCGGCCCCATCATTCTGTATCATAGCTCTTCTAGTGGTCAAAGAACTCTGGAGTGCTTGATTTCAGTTCTTAAAGTTGGAATTGCATGTTCAGAGGAACTTCCAAGAGATCGGATGGCCATTAACGATGTTGTTGCTCAGTTGCATGTGATCAGGAACCTTCATTTTGGAGGCTAG
- the LOC131321766 gene encoding putative receptor-like protein kinase At3g47110 isoform X1 yields MGFAMASLPFHLSLCFLVLLCLGSGFPRTAGAVLSGNETDRLALLAFKDEITSINPFGALSSWNQSFHFCQWSGVTCGRLHQRVIVLDLDDQHLSGSISPHIGNLSFLREIWLDNNSLSHQIPLELGRLQRLQILSLSNNSIGGKIPANISASSCLTRVHLSLNRLEGQIPEELGSLSNLKVLNVEKNNLTGVVPRTLGNLSSLQTFKALQNSISGNLPDVLGRLTNLRGFGIANNRLVGTIPSSIFNLSSIRAFDVGRNRIQGSFPSELGINLPNLEFLGASSNLFTGSVPFSLSNASKLQIVSMGNNKFTDSIRNFSTNLRILALDNNKITGNIPSGIGSLINLVGIYLWNNEFTGEIPPDLGTFCQLQELSLSGNKFSGKIPMFLGNLSLLAKLYLEENYFDGNIPSNLRNCKLLEVLSVDRNNLTGTTPREVVSLSSMLNLTASENHLTGSLPIEVGSMKNLEVLDVSNNMLSGEIPSTLSSCVKLRLLLVEANNFQGTVPSSFSNLRGLEELDLSRNSLWKTPRFFGRRQFFAEIKSINE; encoded by the exons ATGGGTTTCGCAATGGCATCTTTGCCATTTCATCTCTCGCTGTGTTTTCTTGTTCTCTTGTGCTTAGGTTCTGGCTTTCCTCGAACAGCTGGAGCGGTGCTCAGTGGGAATGAGACTGACCGATTAGCCTTGCTTGCATTCAAGGATGAAATAACCAGTATTAATCCCTTTGGGGCTTTGAGTTCGTGGAATCAATCTTTCCATTTCTGCCAGTGGAGTGGTGTAACATGTGGACGTCTGCACCAAAGGGTCATTGTGCTAGACCTTGATGATCAACACCTATCAGGGTCCATTTCGCCTCACATTGGAAATTTAAGCTTCCTTAGGGAGATATGGTTGGATAACAATAGCTTAAGTCATCAAATCCCCCTGGAACTTGGTCGTTTGCAGAGACTGCAAATATTGTCTTTGAGCAATAATTCAATTGGTGGCAAAATTCCCGCCAATAtatctgcttcttcttgccttaCTAGGGTGCACTTATCTTTAAATAGGCTGGAAGGGCAAATCCCAGAGGAGCTTGGTTCCTTGTCAAACCTCAAGGTACTGAATGTTGAAAAAAACAATCTAACAGGAGTTGTCCCGCGTACTTTGGGAAATCTATCATCTCTCCAAACTTTTAAAGCCCTCCAAAATAGTATTAGTGGGAATTTACCTGACGTGCTGGGCAGACTGACAAACCTTAGAGGTTTTGGAATTGCAAATAACAGGTTAGTTGGTACAATTCCTTCCTCAATCTTTAATCTTTCCTCTATCCGAGCTTTTGATGTAGGAAGGAATCGAATTCAAGGGAGCTTTCCATCAGAGCTAGGCATAAATCTTCCTAATCTCGAATTTCTTGGAGCTAGTAGTAACTTGTTTACTGGATCAGTTCCTTTTTCACTTTCCAATGCCTCCAAGCTACAAATTGTTTCAATGGGAAACAATAAATTCACTG ATTCCATCCGCAATTTCTCCACTAATCTGCGTATACTTGCCTTGGACAACAACAAAATAACTGGAAACATCCCAAGTGGGATAGGTAGTCTGATCAATTTGGTAGGAATTTATTTGTGGAACAACGAATTTACTGGTGAAATCCCACCTGATCTTGGGACGTTTTGCCAGCTACAAGAGTTGAGTCTTTCCGGTAACAAGTTCTCTGGGAAAATCCCAATGTTTTTGGGAAACTTAAGTTTGTTAGCCAAACTTTATTTGGAAGAAAATTACTTCGATGGAAACATCCCTTCAAATCTAAGGAATTGCAAACTGTTGGAAGTTTTAAGTGTTGATCGTAACAATCTTACTGGTACCACACCTAGAGAAGTTGTAAGTCTCTCATCAATGTTGAATCTCACTGCATCTGAGAACCATTTGACTGGTTCACTTCCTATAGAAGTTGGAAGTATGAAAAATCTGGAAGTATTGGATGTTTCTAATAACATGTTGTCTGGTGAAATTCCATCCACCCTCAGCAGCTGCGTAAAATTGAGATTGTTGCTTGTGGAGGCCAATAACTTCCAAGGGACCGTTCCCTCATCTTTTAGTAATTTGAGAGGTTTGGAGGAACTAGATCTTTCTCGCAATAGTCTCTGGAAAACTCCCAGATTTTTTGGCCGACGTCAATTTTTTGCAGAAATTAAATCTATCAATGAATGA
- the LOC131321766 gene encoding probable LRR receptor-like serine/threonine-protein kinase At3g47570 isoform X5, translating into MIYFLYCSRFRTRTKVPSLGIAGNTFQKVSYQSLRQATGGFSEANLIGVGGFGLVYKGILDQGGQVVAVKVLNLEFRGASKSFLADCKALKSMKHRNLVKVLTACSSIDYHGNDFKALVYEFLVNGSLDKWLHLKENEDAANADSRHLSLRQRLDIAIDVASALDYIHNHCPEPIVHCDLKPSNILLDNEMTAHVGDFGLAKIFPKAIVNSSQFHDMSSSLGIRGSAGYAAPEYGMGNEVSTSGDVYSYGILLLELFTGKRPTDDLFSDQLSLHNFVKMALPEQIEGIADPALFKQRERAVASSSGPIILYHSSSSGQRTLECLISVLKVGIACSEELPRDRMAINDVVAQLHVIRNLHFGG; encoded by the exons ATGATCTACTTTCTCTATTGTTCACGGTTTAGAACGAGAACAAAAGTACCCTCTCTCGGAATTGCAGGGAATACATTTCAGAAAGTATCCTATCAAAGTCTACGTCAAGCTACTGGTGGGTTCTCTGAAGCCAATTTGATTGGAGTGggtggttttggtttggtgtaTAAAGGAATTCTTGATCAAgggggacaagttgttgcagTGAAGGTTCTAAACCTTGAATTCCGTGGGGCATCAAAGAGTTTCCTAGCTGACTGCAAGGCCTTGAAGAGCATGAAACACCGGAACCTTGTAAAGGTGCTCACTGCCTGTTCAAGCATTGACTATCATGGAAATGATTTCAAAGCCCTGGTTTATGAATTCTTGGTCAACGGGAGTCTAGATAAGTGGCTGCATCTGAAAGAGAATGAAGATGCAGCGAATGCGGATTCAAGGCACTTAAGCCTTCGACAGAGGTTAGATATTGCCATTGATGTTGCTTCTGCGCTTGATTATATTCACAATCATTGCCCTGAACCAATAGTGCACTGTGATCTGAAACCAAGCAACATTCTTTTGGACAACGAAATGACTGCACATGTAGGTGACTTCGGCTTGGCAAAAATCTTTCCAAAAGCCATCGTTAACTCCTCTCAATTTCATGATATGTCAAGTTCTCTTGGCATAAGAGGCTCCGCTGGCTATGCTGCTCCAG AGTATGGTATGGGAAATGAGGTGTCAACATCTGGCGATGTGTACAGTTATGGCATCCTCTTACTGGAATTGTTCACGGGGAAGAGACCTACGGATGACTTGTTTTCTGATCAATTGAGTCTCCATAATTTTGTTAAGATGGCTTTGCCTGAACAAATAGAGGGAATTGCCGATCCAGCACTGTTCAAACAAAGGGAAAGGGCAGTGGCAAGCTCAAGCGGCCCCATCATTCTGTATCATAGCTCTTCTAGTGGTCAAAGAACTCTGGAGTGCTTGATTTCAGTTCTTAAAGTTGGAATTGCATGTTCAGAGGAACTTCCAAGAGATCGGATGGCCATTAACGATGTTGTTGCTCAGTTGCATGTGATCAGGAACCTTCATTTTGGAGGCTAG